From a region of the Rhipicephalus microplus isolate Deutch F79 chromosome X, USDA_Rmic, whole genome shotgun sequence genome:
- the Alg9 gene encoding alpha-1,2-mannosyltransferase Alg9: MVRQRRKELRDHPRKPQLVTKPRPPPANDNELGPWAPLPYTAFKAILSARLCAAVWNNIADCDETFNYWEPTHYLMYGKGLQTWEYSPQYAIRSYAYLWIHALPGLVYSNLLQSNRVLVFYFMRCILGFVCALCEVYFYKGVLKRFGPVVARSTLVLLLFSTGMFVSCTAYLPSSFSMYCTMVAFGGWFLGDHRVTVFATAVGALVGWPFSAALSLPAAYDIAFVKRKLHPILISCVSSLAFILPVLMAIDSHYYGRTVLAPLNIVMYNVFSKHGANLYGVEPWSFYFKNGLLNFNFAFAAALASGPAVLLRAKLTKQGVSKQDYLLELAPLYLWCAIFFSQAHKEERFLFPVYPLICLCAAICVSVLESLTSHCSRALTGIAHRVTSVLAQHVWLIFVTATTLLSVSRTVALYRNFRAPMEIYMELGPLASIGADNQDDISPSTLCVGKEWYRFPSSFFLPKNWELSFIESEFRGQLPKPYPSSTNATRIIPTDMNDANKEERSRYISPNLCDYLVDTDGHDVTDREPDYSSSPEWEVVTFVKFLDSKRSPIYARTFYVPFVTEWQCSYVNYYLLKRKKPTRNRA, encoded by the exons ATGGTGCGCCAGCGTCGCAAAGAACTGAGAGACCACCCCAGAAAGCCTCAGCTAGTAACCAAGCCCAGGCCACCACCCGCAAATGATAATGAACTTGGTCCATGGGCACCTCTCCCCTACACTGCTTTCAAGGCAATTTTGTCCGCTCGACTGTGTGCAGCAGTGTGGAACAACATCGCTGATTGTGACGAGACCTTCAACTATTGGGAACCTACGCACTACCTGATGTATGGCAAGGGTCTTCAAACCTGGGAATATTCTCCTCAGTACGCTATCCGATCGTATGCGTACCTGTGGATCCACGCGCTTCCGGGCCTTGTCTACAGCAACCTGCTTCAGTCAAACCGAGTTCTCGTGTTTTACTTCATGCGCTGCATCTTAGGCTTTGTCTGTGCCCTCTGCGAAGTCTATTTCTATAAAGGTGTGCTCAAGCGGTTCGGACCGGTAGTTGCGCGCTCGACGCTAGTCCTGCTTCTATTCAGTACCGGCATGTTTGTCTCTTGCACCGCGTACCTGCCGAGCTCATTTTCCATGTATTGCACGATGGTTGCGTTTGGAGGATGGTTCCTTGGCGACCACCGTGTAACAGTGTTCGCCACTGCCGTAGGCGCTCTTGTGGGATGGCCGTTTTCGGCAGCGCTTAGCTTGCCGGCTGCTTACGACATAGCTTTCGTCAAGCGCAAGCTTCACCCGATTTTGATTTCCTGCGTGAGTTCGCTCGCTTTCATTCTGCCTGTGCTGATGGCCATCGACTCGCACTACTACGGCCGCACTGTGCTGGCGCCACTCAACATTGTTATGTACAACGTTTTCAGCAAGCACGGCGCCAACTTGTACGGGGTCGAGCCGTGGTCGTTCTACTTTAAGAACGGCCTGCTCAACTTTAACTTCGCCTTTGCCGCCGCTCTGGCCTCCGGTCCGGCAGTGTTGTTGCGGGCCAAGTTGACGAAACAAGGTGTTTCGAAACAGGATTACCTGCTGGAGTTGGCGCCACTCTATCTATGGTGCGCGATTTTCTTCAGCCAAGCACACAAGGAGGAGCGCTTCCTGTTCCCCGTGTACCCACTCATCTGCCTGTGTGCGGCTATCTGTGTCAGTGTGCTCGAGTCTTTGACCAGCCACTGTTCGCGCGCACTGACAGGCATTGCACACCGCGTCACATCTGTTCTGGCCCAGCATGTCTGGCTCATATTTGTGACTGCTACCACGTTGCTGTCTGTTTCCAGGACGGTGGCCCTCTATCGAAATTTCAG AGCACCCATGGAGATATATATGGAGCTTGGGCCACTTGCAAGCATTGGTGCTGACAACCAGGATGACATTTCCCCATCAACACTTTGTGTGGGGAAAGAATGGTATCGATTTCCCTCATCTTTCTTTTTGCCTAAAAACTGGGAACTCTCCTTCATCGAGTCAGAGTTTCGAGGGCAGCTTCCTAAGCCCTACCCATCTAGTACTAATGCAACACGCATCATACCAACGGATATGAATGATGCCAATAAGGAAGAACGATCTCGCTATATAAGTCCAAACCTGTGTGACTACCTTGTTGACACAGATGGTCACGATGTGACTGATCGTGAGCCCGACTACTCATCCAGTCCAGAGTGGGAGGTTGTCACCTTTGTCAAGTTTTTAGACAGCAAGAGATCTCCAATTTATGCAAGAACCTTTTATGTGCCGTTTGTGACAGAATGGCAGTGCTCATATGTCAACTACTACCTGCTCAAGCGAAAGAAACCAACTAGAAATAGGGCTTAG